The following nucleotide sequence is from Azospirillum brasilense.
GCCGGACAGCGCCAGCAGCGCCGCCGCCAGGAACCCCGCCCGCGGCCCGGCCAGCAGCCGGGCATAGCGCCAGCAGCCGGCGATGCCCAACACCCCGACCAGCGCGCAGAGCAGATGGCGCGTCTCGTACTCTTCGAACGGCGAGATCGGAACCACCAGGGCGGTCACCAGATCAAACAGCCCGCCATACAGGTACAGGTCCTTGAAATGGAAGGCCGACCGGTCGGTGAAACCGGACAGGTAGAAGGACAGCAGCTTCTTGCCGTAGATGTGCTGCACCTCCTCGTCGGTGCTGATTCCGTAATTCTGGAAGGTCAGCGCGGCGAGGATGATCAGGCACAGCAGAAGCGCGCGTGCCATGTCGTCCCACAGGGCGCCGGCACGGCGTTGCGACAGGGCGCCCGCCGGGGACGTCGCCCCGAGGGGATTCAAGCCGAGCGGCGGCATCAGGCTCATGAAGGGCGGTCCTCGCTTCCGGGCCGGCGCCAAGCGCCTGCATTGGCCCCCGGATTGGCCGCTGGATTGGGTGCCGGAACCGCGGCCTCATCCTCGAAACCGTGCGCGGAACGGACGATGTAGAGGGGGCGCCCCTTCACCTCGTTGAACACGCGGCCCAGATAGTCGCCGATGACCCCCAGCGTGACGAGCTGGATGCCGCCCATGAACAGCACCGCGGCCAGCAGCGATTCATAGCCGGGCACATCGATGCCGTAGATCAGGGTGCGCAGCAGGCGCAGCAGGATGTAGACGAAGGCGAAGCCGGAGATCGCCATGCCCACCAGACTCCACACCCGCAGCGGAAAGGTGGAGAAGGCGGTCAGACCGTCGAAGGACAGGCTGAGCAGCTTCAGGAAGCCCCATTTGGTGTCGCCGCCGGCGCGCTCCCCCTGCTGGTAGGGGATGCTGGCCTGACGGAAGCCGACCCAGGCGAAGATGCCCTTCATGAAGCGCGTGCGTTCCGGCATGCGGTTGATGACGTCGACCACCCGGCGGTCCATCAGCCGGAAGTCGCCGACCTCGCGCGGCAGCTTGACCTCCGACAGGTTGTCGAAGATCCAGTAGAAGGCGCGGGCGAACACCCGGTGCTTCAGGCTCTGCCCCACCCGCGCGTGGCGCACGGCGACGACGACGTCGTAGCCCTCGCGCCATTTGGCGAGGAACTGCGGCAGCAGCTCCGGCGGGTGCTGGAGGTCGGCGTCCATCGGCACCACGGCGTCGCCGGTGGTGTGGCGCAGACCGGCCGACAGGGCCAGCTCCTTGCCGAAGTTGCGCGACAGGTCGACCACTTTGACCCGCGGGTCGTCGTCATGGACGTCGAATAGGCGGTCGAGCGTGTCGTCGCGGCTGCCGTCGTTGACGCAGACCACCTCCCATTCGGCGTCCAGCCGGTCGAGCACGGGCACCAGCCGCTCGAACAGCGCCGCGATGTTGGGACCTTCGTTGTAGAAGGGGATCACCACCGACAGGCGCCCCCGCTTCGTGCGGGCGGAGCGCGACGGCTTCGGGGCGGAAGCGACGTCACCGGTGGTGGGGTTGGGGGCGGGGTTGGCGGAAGCCGCCAGAGTGGGCGCGTCAGTCGTGGGCGCGTCGGTCAGGGACATGGCCGGCCGTTGGGTCAAATGATCACGAGCCGGGTCGGAGGGGTCCAGGCAGGCGTCCCCGGCGGGGCGCTTCGCCCTTTGGCATATAGCACGATACATGTGGATGAGCAAAACGCCTCTATTGTGACCATCCACGGCCTAAGCCGTGACCAGCACGCCGCTGGAACCGGCGCCGGAACGGTCCGTCGCTGGTGGGCTAACGCCACGGTCCCGACAAATATTCCAAGGCCCTGCGAAACCGCCAGAACCCGGAAGGATAAGGACATCCCCATGGGTGCGCGAACGGCTCCGCCCGCCCGTCTTTGGGGACCGGAAACCGGTTGGCACACTTAATGAATTGGTAAGCCGACACTGCCATGTTTTGCATCTAAACCATTCAGCCTCATCCGGAGTTTTCCCGACCATGAGCCTGTTCAACCATCTGCGGGTCGGCACCAAGATCACGGCGGCGAACGCCGGGGTTCTCCTCTTCCTGGTCGCCATCGGCGGCGTCGGAGTCTACGCGCTGACCGACGCGAAGGACGGCTTCGCGACCTATCAGACGCTGGCCCGGCAGACCACGGAGGTTGGACGCATCCAGGCGACGATGCTGGAGGTCCAGCTCCAGGCCAAGACCTTCCTGCTGACCGGCAGCGAGGAGACCGCCCACACGGTGGACTCACTGGCCGCCGATCTCGACGGGCGGATCGACGAGGCCAAGACCCTGTTCACCGAGCCGACGCTGAACCGCACGGTGACCCAGATGGACAACGAACTGGGCCAATACCGCGAGGCCTTCACCCGCATCATGGAGTTCCAGGCGACCCGCAACGAGGCGTCGGCGGAGCTTCTGGACCTCGGGATCAAGATGGAGAAGGCGCTCAGCGGCGTCATGGACAGCGCCTACGAGGACGGCGACACCGAGGCCGCCTATCAGGCGGGCATGGCGTCCCGCCATTTCCTGTCCGCCCGCAACGCCGTCAACCGCTTCCTGACCGACGGTTCGACGGAGAGCGCCGACAGCTTCCGCAAGGAGCTTCAGAGCGCCCGCGAACGCGGCAACGCGATGCTCGCCAAGCTGACCGAGCTGGAGCGCCGTCGCGGCGCCTCGTCCTTCCTGGCCTACCAGCGCGTCTTCGCCACCCAGTTCGAGAAGGTCGTCGTCGCCACCACCAAGCGGGACGAGCTGGTCTCGCAGGTGCTGGAGACGCTCGGCCCGACCGTCAACGCGCGGGTCGAACAGCTGCGCGACGCCAGCGCCCGCCAGCAGGCGGCGCTCGGCACCACCGCCACGGAGAACATCGACCGCGCCCGGACGATGACCACCGCCGCCGCCGCGGTCGCCGTCCTGCTCGGGCTGATCTCCGCCCTGATGATCGGGCGCGGCCTGTCGCGGCCCATCGTGTCGATGACCGACACCATGACCCGTCTGGCCGGCGGCGACCGCCGGGTGGACGTGCCCGGCCTGGGCCGCGGCGATGAGATCGGCGGCATGGCCAAGGCCGTCGAGGTCTTCAAGCACAGCCTGATCGACGCCGACCGCATGGCCGCCGAGCAGGCCGCCGAGCATGCGACCCGCCGGGAGCGGTCGGAGCGCATCGACTCCCTGACCCGCGAGTTCGACCGCATGGTGATGGAGGTGCTGTCCCGCGTCTCCTCCGCCGCCACCCAGCTCAACAGCACGGCCCAGGGCATGTCGGTCACCGCCGAGCAGACCACCCGGCAGGCCAGCGCCGTCGCCGCCGCATCGACCCAGGCCACCGCCAACGTGGAGACCGTCGCCGCCGCCGCGGAGGAGCTGACCAGTTCGATCCAGGAGATCAGCCGGCAAGTCGCCCAAAGCAACAGCATCGCCGGGCAGGCGGTCAGCACCGCCGAACGGACCGACACCACCGTGCGCGGGCTGGTCGACGCTGCCCAGCGCATCGGCGAGGTGGTGCAGCTCATCAACGACATCGCCAGCCAGACCAACCTGCTGGCGCTGAACGCCACCATCGAGGCCGCCCGCGCGGGCGAGGCCGGCAAGGGTTTTGCCGTCGTCGCGTCGGAGGTCAAGAGCCTCGCCAACCAGACCGCCAAGGCGACGGAGGACATCTCCGGCCAGATCGCCGGCATCCAGCAGGTCAGCCGCGAGGCCGCCGGGGCAATCGCCGAGATCGGCCGCGTGATCGGCGAAATCAGCCACATCTCCACCACCATCGCCGCAGCGGTCGAAGAGCAGGGTGCGGCCACCCAGGAGATCAGCCGCAACGTCCAGCAGGCCGCCCGCGGCACGCAGGAAGTTTCGGGCAACATCGCCGGGGTGACCCAGGCGGCGGAAGCCACCGGCGACGCCTCCCGCCAGGTGCTCGACGCCGCCGACGGGCTGAGCGGCGAGGCCGAGGGGCTGCGCGGTTTCGTCTCCCGCTTCCTGACCGACATGCGGGCGGCCTGATGGTCTCGTCTTCACCCCCCTCCATCCGATTGCGATGGAGGAGGGGTTTTTCTTGCGCCGCGCCGGCCCTGTTGGGCAAATAGGGTCATTGCGCACCCCGGAATGCTTTTCCCATCATGATCCTGACCCCGATCCCGGCCGAGACGATGCCGGAGGCCCTGGCGACCTTCGAGCGCCTGCTGGCCGGCAAGCCCCTGCCCCTCGCCGCCTTCCGGCGCATCGCCGCGACGTGGCCGGTGCCCGGCGGCGTCGACACGCCGGAGCAGCGCGCCGAAGCGGTGCGGCTGGCTCACGCCCACGGCATCGGCACGCTGGACGAGCCGCCGAACGCCTCCTTCATGTGGGACGGCGAAGTCATCCGCACCGACGTGGAATCGACGGTCATCGTTCATGAGGTCGCCCATTGGCTGGTCGCCGCGCCCGAGCGCCGTCCGCTCTACGACTTCGGCCTGGGGCCGGGGCCGGAGACGACGCTGCGCAAGGAGGCGCGCAGCCAGCAGAAGCTGACCTTCGAGGAATGCATGCACGAGGAGCAGCAGACCTCCCTGCTCGGCGTGCTGTGGGAGGCCGAGCTGGGCCAGCCGGCGATCCTCGCCTTCCTGGAGCAGAACTGGATGGAGCGCTGGGAGCGGGAGAGCACCGCCGCCTTCTTCATCCGCCACGTCGAGGAACTCTTCACCCGCGGCCTGATCGACGCCGAAGGCCGCCCGTCCACGGCGCGCGCCTGGGCGGACGGACGGCTGCGGGCTGCCTAAAATCTGCACTGCCCATAAATCAATCATAAATCCCCTGGAGGCTGGACCGTCATGACCCGCAACCTGCTTACGCTGGCCTCCGCGCTGGCCCTGCTCGCCACCCCGGCGGCGGCGGACACGCTGAAGATCGGCATGATCACCACCCTGTCCGGCCCCGGTGCGGGCCTGGGCATCGACATCCGCGACGGCTTCGCGCTGGCGGTGGAGCATGCGGGCGGCAAGCTGGGCGGGCAGGACACCCAGGTCATCGAGGCGGACGACCAGCAGAAGCCCGACGTCGCCGTCGGCCTCGCCAACCGCATGGTCGAGCGCGACCGCGTGCAGGTGGTGACCGGCGTGGTCTGGTCGAACCTCGCACTGGCCATGCTGCCGACGCTGGCCGGTGGGCAGACCTTCTTCATCAGCCCGAACGCCGGCCCGTCGCAGCTGGCGGGCGCGCAGTGCAACCCGTATTTCTTCAACGCCGCCTACCAGAACGACCAGATTCACGAGGCCGTGGGCAAGCACGTCCAGGACGAGGGCTTCAAGAAGGTCTATCTGATGGCCCCCAACTACCCAGCGGGCAAAGACGGTCTGGCCGGCTTCAAGCGCTACTACAAGGGCGAGGTCGCGGGCGAGGTCTACACCCAGGTCGGGCAGCTCGACTACGCGGCGGAGCTGGCGCAGCTCAAGGCCGCGGCGCCGGCCGCCGTCTACGTCTTCTACCCCGGCGGCATGGGCATCAACTTCATCAAGCAGTACGAGCAGGCCGGGCTGAAGGGCGCCGTGCCGCTGTTCGGCCCCGGCTTCTCCTTCGACCAGGACATCCTGGCGGCGGTCGGCGAGTCCGCGCTCGGCGTGAAGAACTCCGCGCAGTGGAGCCCCGACCTCGACAACGCCGCCAACAAGAAGTTCGTCGCCGACTTCAAGGCCAAGTACGGGCGCATCCCGTCCATGTACGCCGCCCAGGGCTACGACACGGCGCTGCTGATCGACACGGCCGTGAAGGCGGTCGGCGGCAACCTGAAGGACAAGGACAAGCTGCGCGCCGCCCTGGCCTCGGCCAAGCTCCAGAGCCTGCGCGGCGAGGTGGCCTTCAACACCAACCACTACCCGATCCACAACATCTACCTGCGCGAGGTGGTCAAGGGTGCCGACGGTGCGGTGACCAACAAGACCGTCGCCACGGTCTTCACCAACCACGCCGACGCCTACGTCAAAGACTGCCCGATGAAGTGAGGCGCAGGCAGGACGCCGGAGAATGGACGCGCTCCTCCTCGTCGAACAGGGGCTGAACGGGCTTCAGCTCGGCGTGATGCTGTTCCTGATGGCCGCCGGGCTGACGCTCGTCTTCGGCATCATGGACCTCATCAACCTCGCCCAC
It contains:
- a CDS encoding ABC transporter substrate-binding protein; this encodes MTRNLLTLASALALLATPAAADTLKIGMITTLSGPGAGLGIDIRDGFALAVEHAGGKLGGQDTQVIEADDQQKPDVAVGLANRMVERDRVQVVTGVVWSNLALAMLPTLAGGQTFFISPNAGPSQLAGAQCNPYFFNAAYQNDQIHEAVGKHVQDEGFKKVYLMAPNYPAGKDGLAGFKRYYKGEVAGEVYTQVGQLDYAAELAQLKAAAPAAVYVFYPGGMGINFIKQYEQAGLKGAVPLFGPGFSFDQDILAAVGESALGVKNSAQWSPDLDNAANKKFVADFKAKYGRIPSMYAAQGYDTALLIDTAVKAVGGNLKDKDKLRAALASAKLQSLRGEVAFNTNHYPIHNIYLREVVKGADGAVTNKTVATVFTNHADAYVKDCPMK
- a CDS encoding HAMP domain-containing methyl-accepting chemotaxis protein, with amino-acid sequence MSLFNHLRVGTKITAANAGVLLFLVAIGGVGVYALTDAKDGFATYQTLARQTTEVGRIQATMLEVQLQAKTFLLTGSEETAHTVDSLAADLDGRIDEAKTLFTEPTLNRTVTQMDNELGQYREAFTRIMEFQATRNEASAELLDLGIKMEKALSGVMDSAYEDGDTEAAYQAGMASRHFLSARNAVNRFLTDGSTESADSFRKELQSARERGNAMLAKLTELERRRGASSFLAYQRVFATQFEKVVVATTKRDELVSQVLETLGPTVNARVEQLRDASARQQAALGTTATENIDRARTMTTAAAAVAVLLGLISALMIGRGLSRPIVSMTDTMTRLAGGDRRVDVPGLGRGDEIGGMAKAVEVFKHSLIDADRMAAEQAAEHATRRERSERIDSLTREFDRMVMEVLSRVSSAATQLNSTAQGMSVTAEQTTRQASAVAAASTQATANVETVAAAAEELTSSIQEISRQVAQSNSIAGQAVSTAERTDTTVRGLVDAAQRIGEVVQLINDIASQTNLLALNATIEAARAGEAGKGFAVVASEVKSLANQTAKATEDISGQIAGIQQVSREAAGAIAEIGRVIGEISHISTTIAAAVEEQGAATQEISRNVQQAARGTQEVSGNIAGVTQAAEATGDASRQVLDAADGLSGEAEGLRGFVSRFLTDMRAA
- a CDS encoding glycosyltransferase family 2 protein — its product is MSLTDAPTTDAPTLAASANPAPNPTTGDVASAPKPSRSARTKRGRLSVVIPFYNEGPNIAALFERLVPVLDRLDAEWEVVCVNDGSRDDTLDRLFDVHDDDPRVKVVDLSRNFGKELALSAGLRHTTGDAVVPMDADLQHPPELLPQFLAKWREGYDVVVAVRHARVGQSLKHRVFARAFYWIFDNLSEVKLPREVGDFRLMDRRVVDVINRMPERTRFMKGIFAWVGFRQASIPYQQGERAGGDTKWGFLKLLSLSFDGLTAFSTFPLRVWSLVGMAISGFAFVYILLRLLRTLIYGIDVPGYESLLAAVLFMGGIQLVTLGVIGDYLGRVFNEVKGRPLYIVRSAHGFEDEAAVPAPNPAANPGANAGAWRRPGSEDRPS